One genomic segment of Chitinophaga parva includes these proteins:
- the asnB gene encoding asparagine synthase (glutamine-hydrolyzing): protein MCGIGGILFSADTGPVLRKKIETISKAQRHRGPDDERTLVLGQHALCHQRLSLLDAAGGAQPFTDPSGRYHIVYNGEIYNHATLREVLRPHYDFHTRCDTEVVLAAYMVWGEACLDRFNGMFSFLIWDQQNQQAFAARDPLGVKPLAYLVRQDTFYFASEVKALLRVLDQAPLPDTSRLAEFVIAPSLSGNGVNTIFQDIRYLEPGTLLRFGQDGLRLKTWYQFNWQTSNRDEYTLISEIDDALQQSVRLSIRADVPVGAFLSGGLDSSLLATLAAQHSTQAIEAFTVAFENHDQINFDPGTIVNSDDLPFAKQVARQVKAGFHQVTIQHPSLENSLRELARINERIPVWEQEFSQHHLSRAASRHVKAVLVGDAADETNYGYYFLLNNQVNHSPLGLMNLFGAEKRATMLSPKLRRELDPLQQLDAEYRQLVCKAGVQFGRCETENILAMSVLVNRRWLARLLHNGDIHTMHFGLEARVPFANRNMLYAVSQVGPALGFKMGVEKYMLRQVALRHMPATLALRKKSSLPRDPRLGAAYQAILQQLLAGKHDFIDTYLDRKALETLSRQPTIPEADRLLLFNMISLIQWASHYVQ, encoded by the coding sequence ATGTGCGGAATTGGAGGCATCCTGTTTTCTGCAGACACCGGCCCGGTGTTGCGGAAAAAAATTGAAACCATCAGCAAGGCCCAGCGCCACCGCGGGCCGGATGATGAAAGAACACTGGTGCTGGGGCAACATGCCCTGTGCCACCAGCGCCTGTCCCTGCTGGATGCAGCCGGCGGTGCGCAACCTTTTACTGATCCAAGTGGACGCTATCACATTGTGTACAACGGCGAGATCTACAACCACGCCACCCTGCGGGAAGTGCTGCGGCCCCACTACGACTTTCACACCCGCTGCGACACGGAAGTGGTGCTGGCCGCCTACATGGTATGGGGAGAGGCCTGCCTGGATCGCTTTAACGGCATGTTCTCCTTCCTGATCTGGGACCAGCAAAACCAACAGGCATTTGCCGCCCGCGATCCCTTGGGTGTGAAGCCCTTGGCCTACCTGGTGCGGCAGGATACTTTCTATTTCGCATCGGAAGTAAAAGCGCTGCTCCGCGTGCTGGACCAGGCGCCCCTGCCGGATACCAGTCGCCTGGCGGAATTTGTTATCGCGCCTTCCCTGAGTGGCAACGGGGTTAACACCATTTTCCAGGACATCCGTTACCTGGAACCGGGCACCCTGCTGCGTTTTGGGCAGGATGGGCTGCGGCTCAAGACCTGGTACCAGTTTAACTGGCAGACCTCTAACAGGGATGAATATACGCTGATCAGCGAGATAGACGATGCCCTGCAACAAAGCGTACGCCTGTCCATCCGGGCAGATGTGCCGGTAGGCGCTTTCCTGAGTGGCGGGCTGGATTCCTCGCTGCTGGCCACTTTGGCAGCACAGCATAGCACACAGGCTATTGAGGCATTTACCGTGGCTTTTGAAAACCACGACCAGATCAACTTTGATCCCGGCACCATTGTAAATTCTGACGACCTGCCTTTTGCCAAACAGGTGGCCAGGCAGGTCAAGGCCGGTTTTCACCAGGTGACCATTCAACATCCTTCACTGGAAAACAGCCTGCGGGAACTGGCCCGGATCAATGAGCGCATACCCGTATGGGAGCAGGAATTTTCACAACACCATCTCTCGCGCGCAGCCAGCCGCCACGTGAAGGCGGTGCTGGTGGGCGATGCAGCGGATGAAACCAACTACGGCTATTACTTTTTACTGAATAACCAGGTAAATCACAGCCCCCTGGGATTGATGAATTTATTTGGTGCAGAGAAACGGGCCACCATGCTCTCGCCTAAGCTGCGGCGGGAACTGGACCCGCTGCAACAACTGGATGCAGAATACCGGCAGCTGGTGTGCAAGGCCGGGGTACAGTTTGGCCGCTGCGAAACTGAAAACATCCTGGCCATGAGCGTGCTGGTAAACCGGCGCTGGCTGGCCCGCCTGCTACACAACGGGGATATCCATACCATGCACTTTGGGCTGGAGGCGCGCGTACCGTTTGCCAACCGGAACATGCTGTACGCGGTATCACAGGTAGGGCCTGCACTGGGCTTTAAAATGGGCGTGGAAAAGTACATGCTGCGCCAGGTGGCCCTGCGCCATATGCCGGCCACGCTGGCCCTGCGCAAAAAATCATCCCTGCCCCGCGATCCCAGGCTGGGCGCGGCTTACCAGGCCATCCTGCAGCAGCTCCTGGCGGGAAAGCATGATTTCATTGATACTTACCTGGACCGCAAAGCCCTGGAAACACTGAGCAGGCAACCGACCATACCGGAAGCAGACCGCCTGCTGCTTTTTAACATGATCTCTTTAATTCAATGGGCCAGTCACTATGTGCAATAA
- a CDS encoding adenylyltransferase/cytidyltransferase family protein — MRALLALDWRHFTDAQLQEILRLEQEYDELIFVISRPEGLLEGHSPMLCSQLMPALQATLGQHLQKPFCLLPIPGKGLPDHYHWLRWRILCPAFVHAFTSNAAEREAMELTLRVPVTVIPSGGAPVIMPALAPVKRGIFITRAQPFHNGHAAYLEQMKAEVDEAIVIVGVANQSHTAKDFATAGERLEMIKPYLDQCWPGRHYLAALPYSGFSLENFYELEYVLPAFHIVYTINTSTITYAHTAGYPVKNLNTSMEVSGTRVRACMVQDQPYDHLVPESVHRYLTYTNLATRLKQLLEKENR, encoded by the coding sequence ATGAGAGCCTTGCTTGCCCTGGACTGGCGCCATTTTACAGATGCGCAACTGCAGGAAATACTGCGGCTGGAACAGGAATATGATGAGCTTATCTTTGTGATCAGCCGGCCGGAAGGCCTGCTGGAAGGGCATTCCCCCATGCTTTGCTCGCAACTGATGCCGGCATTACAAGCCACGCTGGGGCAGCATTTGCAAAAGCCATTCTGCCTGCTGCCCATTCCCGGCAAGGGGCTTCCGGATCATTACCACTGGTTGCGCTGGCGTATACTTTGTCCTGCCTTTGTCCATGCTTTTACCAGTAATGCGGCAGAAAGGGAGGCGATGGAACTTACATTACGTGTGCCCGTTACCGTTATACCATCTGGCGGCGCCCCGGTGATCATGCCGGCATTGGCCCCGGTGAAGCGCGGCATTTTCATTACCCGGGCACAACCCTTCCACAACGGGCACGCGGCTTACCTGGAGCAGATGAAAGCAGAAGTAGACGAGGCCATCGTCATAGTGGGCGTGGCTAATCAGTCGCACACAGCAAAAGACTTTGCCACGGCAGGTGAACGGCTGGAGATGATAAAGCCTTACCTGGATCAGTGCTGGCCGGGGCGCCACTACCTTGCAGCCCTGCCCTACAGCGGTTTTTCTTTGGAGAATTTTTATGAGCTGGAATATGTATTGCCGGCTTTCCATATCGTCTACACCATCAACACCAGTACCATTACGTATGCACACACAGCCGGTTACCCTGTAAAAAACCTGAACACATCCATGGAGGTGAGCGGCACCCGGGTGCGCGCCTGCATGGTGCAAGACCAACCCTATGACCACCTGGTGCCGGAAAGCGTGCACCGGTACCTTACATACACCAACCTGGCCACCCGGCTGAAACAATTACTGGAAAAGGAAAACCGTTAA
- a CDS encoding phosphotransferase enzyme family protein yields MDNVFAYTELLPAHFGIRPLSVTALGGYSNRNALVQAANGAYVARLARHNRRADSVRAEEHVLQSLEAQGYRHAPRLVKHPGPPLQWQHRFVHVFYLQPGNIPCKWWQHCSSEQLALLFKELAGLHQAMYDILSVHDTHQGVYQWYRMPAQPPAVLEQTKAGRYVLKHWERFCEAAYKLQQAVALQFPWDAARYQWIHGDIQLENVLFDKEVLTAFLDFEMVKWDACEKDVIFSAFRVCKEGPEDGTFRYDANRLRSAIAHYRQAETRLHSGFFDLYEALWKPFFCLDQALVYLHNAFDQVWVLDDNIGFMPCFDEVLHYYEW; encoded by the coding sequence ATGGATAACGTATTCGCATATACGGAATTGCTACCCGCACATTTTGGCATACGGCCACTGTCTGTAACCGCCCTGGGAGGCTATTCTAACCGGAATGCCCTGGTACAGGCTGCGAACGGTGCATACGTGGCCAGGCTGGCCCGGCACAACCGGCGGGCAGATAGTGTGCGCGCGGAAGAGCATGTGCTGCAATCACTGGAAGCGCAGGGTTACCGGCATGCGCCCCGGCTGGTAAAGCACCCCGGCCCTCCGTTGCAATGGCAGCACCGGTTTGTGCATGTTTTTTACCTGCAACCGGGCAACATTCCCTGCAAGTGGTGGCAACACTGCAGCAGTGAACAGCTAGCCTTGCTTTTTAAAGAACTGGCGGGCCTCCACCAGGCCATGTATGATATCCTTTCTGTGCATGATACCCACCAGGGCGTGTACCAGTGGTACCGCATGCCTGCCCAACCGCCCGCAGTGCTGGAACAAACCAAAGCCGGGCGTTATGTACTGAAGCATTGGGAGCGTTTCTGCGAGGCTGCCTACAAGCTGCAGCAGGCCGTGGCACTGCAATTCCCCTGGGATGCTGCCCGCTACCAGTGGATCCATGGAGATATACAACTGGAAAATGTTTTGTTTGACAAAGAAGTGCTGACGGCCTTCCTGGATTTTGAAATGGTGAAATGGGATGCCTGTGAGAAAGACGTGATCTTCTCCGCATTCCGGGTGTGTAAGGAAGGGCCCGAAGATGGTACATTCCGCTACGACGCCAACCGCCTGCGTAGCGCCATTGCCCACTACCGCCAGGCGGAAACCCGCCTGCACAGTGGCTTCTTTGACCTGTATGAAGCTTTGTGGAAGCCATTCTTTTGCCTGGACCAGGCATTGGTATACCTCCACAATGCGTTTGATCAGGTGTGGGTATTGGATGATAACATTGGGTTTATGCCCTGCTTTGATGAAGTGCTGCACTATTATGAATGGTGA
- a CDS encoding nicotinate phosphoribosyltransferase, whose amino-acid sequence MYTDNIILMADAYKYSHHKLYYPGTNKIYSYLESRGGLFGETAFFGLQYIIKKYFTGAVVNKEAIDQAEALLNGVFGRNDVFDRRKFDYILEKHGGYLPVCIKAVKEGSIIPVRNVLMTIENTDPECYWLTNFLETILMQTWYPSSVATLSFHIRQIVENYYAETASATALGGTPFVLNDFGFRGTSSGESAGIGGMSHLLNFKGSDTVIAAVYAQKFYGASSVMAASVPATEHSIMTLLGEEGELEVMQNILKAYPTGIISVVSDSYDIFRAAAEYWGGAMKEDILQRQGTLVIRPDSGDPVQTLLHLFGILMEKFGCTINEKGYKVLPPQVRVIQGDGINIDSIRSIYKALKDAGISAENLVLGMGGALLQRLDRDSQQFAIKCSYAEINGQPVNVQKHPVEMNDAGKMVQSFKTSKSGRQQLVLTPEGYRTIPETESSPYANELETVFENGILLRDEKFESVQERINAHLKR is encoded by the coding sequence ATGTACACCGATAACATCATCCTGATGGCGGATGCTTACAAATACTCCCATCACAAACTGTACTATCCCGGCACAAATAAAATATATTCTTACCTGGAAAGCCGTGGTGGCCTGTTTGGCGAGACCGCTTTCTTCGGATTGCAATACATCATCAAAAAATACTTCACCGGTGCGGTGGTCAACAAAGAGGCTATAGACCAGGCAGAAGCCCTGCTCAATGGCGTCTTTGGGCGCAATGACGTGTTTGACCGCCGCAAGTTTGATTACATCCTGGAAAAGCATGGAGGCTACCTGCCGGTGTGCATTAAAGCGGTAAAGGAAGGCAGCATTATTCCCGTACGCAATGTGCTCATGACCATTGAGAACACAGATCCCGAATGCTACTGGCTGACCAACTTCCTGGAAACCATCCTGATGCAGACCTGGTATCCCAGTTCCGTGGCCACCCTCTCCTTCCACATCCGCCAGATCGTGGAGAATTACTACGCGGAAACCGCCAGTGCAACGGCTTTGGGCGGAACACCGTTTGTACTCAACGACTTTGGCTTCCGGGGCACCAGCTCCGGGGAGAGTGCCGGCATAGGCGGTATGTCCCACCTGCTGAACTTTAAAGGCAGTGATACCGTGATAGCAGCCGTGTATGCGCAAAAATTTTATGGCGCAAGTTCCGTGATGGCGGCTTCCGTGCCCGCTACGGAGCACTCCATCATGACGCTGCTGGGCGAAGAAGGTGAGCTGGAAGTGATGCAGAATATCCTGAAGGCCTATCCCACCGGCATTATATCCGTGGTGTCTGACTCCTATGATATTTTCCGCGCTGCCGCGGAATACTGGGGCGGTGCAATGAAGGAAGACATCCTGCAGCGCCAGGGCACCCTGGTGATACGGCCCGACAGCGGAGACCCGGTGCAAACCCTGCTGCATTTGTTTGGCATCCTCATGGAAAAATTTGGCTGCACCATCAATGAAAAAGGCTACAAAGTACTACCGCCGCAGGTGCGCGTGATCCAGGGCGATGGCATTAATATAGACAGCATCCGCAGCATTTATAAAGCATTGAAAGATGCGGGCATCTCTGCGGAGAACCTGGTACTGGGCATGGGCGGCGCCCTGCTGCAGCGCCTGGACCGCGACTCCCAGCAGTTTGCCATCAAGTGCTCTTACGCAGAGATCAATGGGCAACCTGTGAATGTGCAGAAGCACCCGGTGGAAATGAATGACGCGGGAAAGATGGTGCAATCCTTCAAGACCTCTAAATCCGGCCGCCAGCAATTGGTCCTTACACCGGAGGGTTACCGGACCATCCCTGAAACAGAATCCAGCCCTTACGCTAATGAGCTGGAAACCGTGTTTGAAAACGGCATCCTGCTGCGCGATGAAAAGTTTGAAAGTGTACAGGAAAGGATCAACGCCCATCTGAAAAGATAA
- a CDS encoding NUDIX domain-containing protein yields MKSTGVIIARFQTPYLHEGHHHLIRHVTGLHHRTVLVLGTAPVRSSKHNPFDFYTREAMIKADYPAIPVLPLRDYTDDKVWSEQLDALLTNTFPGEKFILYGSRDSFAKAYSGKLATATLPAFGEFSATSVRETHSDQPLTTRDFRLGINYAIYNRYDIVYPTVDIALLNAGHTQLLLGKKPNEATWRLPGGFADPTDESYEAAAARELQEECGALETTPMQYLGSVKIDDWRYRGETDKILSLLFTATLLSGTPQANDDLEALQWFDTSALPIMLEKEIINAAHLPFINKILAHLNA; encoded by the coding sequence ATGAAAAGCACAGGAGTTATCATCGCCAGGTTCCAGACGCCTTATCTGCACGAAGGGCACCATCATCTTATCCGCCATGTAACGGGGCTGCACCACCGCACGGTGCTGGTACTGGGCACGGCCCCGGTAAGGTCCAGCAAGCATAATCCTTTTGATTTTTATACCCGCGAAGCCATGATCAAGGCAGACTACCCCGCCATACCGGTGCTGCCCCTGCGTGACTATACCGATGATAAGGTATGGTCTGAACAGCTGGATGCTTTGCTGACCAATACCTTTCCTGGCGAAAAATTCATTTTGTACGGTAGCCGCGACAGTTTTGCAAAAGCCTACAGCGGCAAGCTGGCAACAGCTACCCTGCCTGCTTTTGGCGAGTTCAGCGCCACCAGCGTGCGGGAAACCCATAGTGACCAGCCACTCACCACGCGCGACTTCCGCCTGGGCATCAACTATGCTATTTATAACCGCTACGATATTGTGTATCCTACCGTGGATATAGCACTGCTCAATGCCGGCCATACGCAATTGCTCCTCGGCAAGAAACCAAATGAAGCTACCTGGCGGCTGCCCGGCGGCTTTGCCGACCCCACGGATGAGAGCTATGAAGCCGCCGCCGCACGGGAGCTGCAGGAAGAATGCGGTGCCCTGGAAACCACGCCCATGCAGTACCTTGGCTCTGTGAAAATAGATGACTGGCGCTACCGCGGTGAAACAGACAAAATACTCAGCCTGCTCTTTACCGCTACGTTGCTGAGTGGTACACCACAAGCAAACGATGATCTCGAAGCCCTGCAATGGTTCGATACCAGTGCCCTGCCCATTATGCTGGAAAAAGAAATTATCAATGCCGCCCACCTCCCCTTTATTAATAAGATCCTCGCACATTTAAACGCGTAA
- a CDS encoding NUDIX hydrolase gives MVKKTPGISVAVDAVVFGYAKSEGVSVLLIRRKYPPFKDEWAIPGGFVGEDESLETAVKRELREETGIEVKYLEQLYTFGAPERDPRQRIISVAYFALVKTSRFMALKADTDASVAQWFNINELPALAFDHKNILEKAIQRVQAKLRYEPIGFELLDKKFPFSDLESLYAALLGRDIDRRNFKKKILSLEILDELDEYAKNEGAGRPGKMFSFNKQRYTQLQKEGILFEI, from the coding sequence ATGGTTAAAAAGACTCCAGGCATCAGTGTTGCCGTAGATGCGGTGGTATTTGGCTACGCGAAGAGTGAGGGCGTGTCTGTACTGCTGATCCGCAGGAAATATCCTCCTTTTAAAGATGAATGGGCCATCCCCGGCGGGTTTGTAGGGGAAGATGAATCGCTGGAAACGGCGGTGAAACGGGAGCTGCGGGAAGAAACCGGCATAGAGGTGAAATACCTGGAACAGCTTTACACCTTTGGTGCCCCGGAGCGCGACCCGCGCCAGCGTATTATCTCCGTAGCTTATTTTGCGCTGGTAAAGACCTCCCGGTTTATGGCGCTGAAAGCGGATACCGATGCCAGTGTAGCGCAGTGGTTCAATATCAACGAACTGCCGGCGCTGGCTTTTGATCATAAGAACATCCTGGAAAAAGCCATCCAGCGGGTGCAGGCCAAGCTGCGTTATGAGCCCATTGGCTTTGAACTGCTGGATAAAAAATTCCCCTTCTCCGACCTGGAAAGCCTGTATGCCGCGCTGCTGGGACGGGACATAGACCGGCGCAACTTTAAGAAGAAAATACTTTCCCTGGAAATACTGGACGAGCTGGACGAGTATGCAAAGAACGAAGGCGCCGGCCGGCCGGGCAAAATGTTCTCCTTCAATAAGCAGCGCTATACCCAGTTGCAGAAGGAAGGCATCCTGTTCGAGATCTGA
- the ygiD gene encoding 4,5-DOPA-extradiol-dioxygenase, translating into MNTLNDFNRFTNSLPEQGPLMPVLFMGHGSPMNGIETNEFTREWARIAKEMPTPSAVLVVSAHWLSRGTRITAMDLPPTIHDFGGFPPELFAVQYPAPGSPDLAKETAKIIRSVHVEEDHDWGLDHGAWTVVRQMYPDAKIPVLQLSIDYTKPPQYHYELARELMALRRKGVLIMGSGNMVHNLRMVAWEMINGGGYDWALEINDQFKHLIQTGDHQSLIRYDQLGRAAQLAIPTPEHYLPLLYTLGLQQSGEEISLFNDKAVGGSLTMTSVKIG; encoded by the coding sequence ATGAACACACTCAATGATTTTAACCGGTTTACCAACAGCCTGCCCGAACAGGGGCCGCTGATGCCGGTACTCTTCATGGGCCACGGCTCGCCCATGAACGGGATAGAGACTAATGAATTTACCCGCGAATGGGCCCGCATCGCTAAAGAGATGCCCACGCCCAGCGCGGTACTGGTAGTGTCTGCCCACTGGCTGAGCCGGGGCACCCGCATTACGGCCATGGACCTTCCGCCTACTATCCACGATTTTGGCGGCTTCCCACCGGAGCTGTTTGCCGTGCAGTACCCCGCACCCGGCAGCCCCGACCTGGCCAAAGAAACGGCAAAGATCATCCGGTCGGTACACGTGGAGGAAGACCACGACTGGGGCCTGGACCATGGCGCCTGGACGGTGGTGCGCCAGATGTACCCGGACGCGAAGATCCCTGTGCTGCAACTCAGCATTGACTATACCAAACCACCCCAATACCATTATGAACTGGCCCGGGAGCTGATGGCATTGCGCCGCAAAGGTGTGTTGATCATGGGCAGTGGTAACATGGTGCACAACCTGCGCATGGTAGCATGGGAGATGATCAATGGAGGCGGCTATGACTGGGCACTGGAGATCAATGATCAGTTCAAACACCTCATCCAGACCGGTGACCACCAGTCGCTGATCCGGTACGACCAGCTGGGCCGTGCCGCACAACTGGCCATTCCTACACCAGAGCATTACCTGCCCCTGCTTTATACGCTGGGCCTGCAGCAATCCGGTGAGGAAATAAGTCTCTTCAATGACAAGGCCGTGGGAGGCTCCCTCACCATGACCTCCGTGAAAATAGGATAG
- a CDS encoding nitroreductase family protein has protein sequence MEKSTTLELLITQRRSVKPANMSGRKIADHTVQHLLELADWAPTHGYTEPWYFVVYSGDKVKEFCAQHAALYKANTPPEKFLQGNYDKLLQHGEKASHVIVACMKRGDNPKIPEIEEVEAVACAVQNLLLAATAYDLASFWSTGGMTYSPALHQYLELGEADKVLGLLYLGYPGEELPAGRRIKPLTEKVKWVK, from the coding sequence ATGGAAAAATCAACTACCCTGGAGCTACTCATTACGCAACGGCGCAGCGTAAAGCCGGCCAACATGAGCGGCCGCAAAATAGCAGACCACACCGTACAGCACCTGCTGGAACTGGCCGACTGGGCGCCCACCCATGGCTATACGGAGCCCTGGTACTTTGTTGTATACAGTGGTGACAAAGTAAAAGAATTCTGTGCCCAACACGCAGCGCTCTACAAGGCTAACACACCACCGGAAAAATTCTTGCAGGGCAACTATGATAAACTGTTACAGCATGGTGAGAAGGCATCTCACGTGATTGTAGCCTGCATGAAGCGGGGGGATAACCCGAAGATCCCGGAAATTGAAGAAGTGGAAGCCGTGGCCTGCGCCGTGCAAAACCTGCTGCTGGCTGCCACCGCTTACGACCTGGCCAGCTTCTGGAGCACAGGCGGTATGACCTACTCCCCTGCCCTGCACCAATACCTGGAGCTAGGGGAGGCGGACAAGGTGCTGGGCCTTCTCTACCTGGGCTATCCGGGGGAGGAATTGCCCGCAGGGCGCCGCATCAAGCCCCTCACCGAGAAGGTGAAGTGGGTGAAATAA
- a CDS encoding thioesterase family protein, protein MARIKLTFPEKVLFHTSIPVRITDVNYGGHVGNDAILSMLHEVRVQFLQHLGCKGELDVFGTGIIMADVAIMYQAEGFHGDVFTVEVGAADVTAMSFDIVYRLSTTRNGKTFIIATAKTGILCFDYSTRKVVRIPEALLEKLP, encoded by the coding sequence ATGGCAAGGATCAAACTTACCTTTCCCGAAAAGGTTTTATTTCATACCAGCATTCCTGTACGCATTACAGATGTGAATTACGGCGGTCATGTGGGCAATGATGCCATACTCTCCATGCTGCACGAGGTGAGGGTGCAATTCCTGCAACACCTGGGCTGCAAAGGAGAGCTGGATGTTTTTGGTACCGGCATCATCATGGCTGATGTAGCCATTATGTACCAGGCGGAGGGTTTTCACGGGGATGTATTCACCGTGGAAGTAGGCGCAGCAGATGTTACCGCCATGAGCTTTGACATCGTGTACCGCCTCAGCACCACCCGCAATGGCAAGACCTTCATCATTGCTACCGCCAAAACCGGCATTCTCTGTTTTGATTACAGCACCCGCAAAGTAGTGCGCATACCGGAAGCACTGCTGGAAAAACTACCATAA
- the rdgB gene encoding RdgB/HAM1 family non-canonical purine NTP pyrophosphatase: MHTLVFATNNKNKVKEIRAMLGDAFNIITLEEAGIDIDIPEPHHTLEENASEKSRTIFNMTGQDCFGEDTGLEVKALNGAPGVFSARYAGEQKSSADNIQKVLQEMQGQANRQAQFRTVISLVWKGKEYQFEGVCPGTILPEAQGGEGFGYDPIFQPAGADRSFATMAMAEKNQYSHRAKATKKLIDWLQANA, encoded by the coding sequence ATGCACACATTAGTATTTGCTACCAACAATAAAAATAAGGTAAAAGAGATCCGCGCCATGCTGGGCGATGCCTTTAACATCATAACCCTGGAAGAAGCAGGCATTGATATTGACATTCCCGAGCCCCACCATACCCTGGAGGAAAACGCCTCCGAAAAATCCCGTACTATTTTCAACATGACAGGACAGGATTGTTTTGGGGAAGATACCGGCCTGGAAGTGAAGGCGCTGAATGGTGCCCCCGGCGTGTTCTCTGCCCGTTATGCCGGTGAGCAGAAATCTTCAGCAGACAATATTCAAAAGGTGCTGCAGGAAATGCAGGGGCAAGCCAACCGGCAGGCACAATTCCGCACGGTGATCTCCCTCGTCTGGAAAGGAAAAGAATACCAGTTTGAAGGCGTATGCCCGGGCACCATCCTCCCTGAAGCCCAGGGTGGGGAAGGCTTTGGCTATGACCCTATTTTCCAGCCGGCAGGCGCAGACCGTTCTTTTGCCACCATGGCCATGGCGGAAAAGAACCAGTACAGCCACCGTGCAAAGGCTACTAAAAAATTAATTGACTGGCTGCAGGCCAATGCGTAA
- a CDS encoding branched-chain amino acid aminotransferase — MMVDTPMAKSTAMQEANEKIKVTRTTASRLAEVDFEHLVFGKKYADHMLVADFDGKEWKNAEILPFGNFSVSPSNAAWHYGQAIFEGIKAYKDPQGNPMIFRPYDNYARFLTSAERMGMPAIPEWLFIGGLAKLVDIDRDWVPTGEGCSLYLRPFMIAADEFIGVRPSETYKFAVINSPSGPYFNKPIHLLVQDKYIRAFPGGVGFAKAAGNYGGTMYPTMQARKQGYDQILWVDGYEHKYLQECGTMNVFAIIGNTAITPDLSQGTILAGVTRASVIDLLSDMGLAVEERPISIDEIIDAHKAGTLREVFGTGTASSVAYVEQLDYKETKIHLDTTKYAVGAEVIKRLDAIRTGRAEDTRGWNYKI; from the coding sequence ATGATGGTAGATACTCCAATGGCAAAATCCACCGCAATGCAGGAGGCCAACGAAAAGATCAAAGTGACCCGCACCACCGCCAGCCGGCTTGCAGAGGTTGATTTTGAACACCTTGTTTTCGGGAAAAAATATGCTGACCACATGCTGGTAGCAGATTTTGACGGCAAGGAATGGAAAAATGCGGAGATCCTGCCTTTCGGCAATTTTTCCGTAAGCCCGTCCAATGCCGCATGGCATTACGGCCAGGCTATTTTTGAAGGCATCAAGGCCTACAAAGATCCCCAGGGCAATCCCATGATCTTCCGTCCGTATGATAACTACGCCCGTTTCCTGACCTCTGCCGAGCGCATGGGCATGCCTGCCATCCCCGAGTGGTTGTTCATTGGCGGCCTGGCAAAGCTGGTCGATATTGACCGTGACTGGGTGCCCACCGGCGAAGGTTGCTCCCTTTACCTGCGTCCCTTCATGATCGCGGCAGATGAATTCATTGGCGTGCGCCCGTCTGAGACCTACAAATTTGCGGTGATCAATTCACCCTCCGGTCCTTATTTCAATAAGCCCATCCACCTGCTGGTGCAGGATAAGTATATACGTGCCTTCCCCGGCGGCGTAGGCTTTGCCAAGGCGGCCGGCAACTACGGGGGCACCATGTACCCCACTATGCAAGCCCGCAAGCAGGGCTACGACCAGATCCTCTGGGTAGATGGCTATGAGCACAAATACCTGCAGGAATGCGGCACCATGAATGTGTTTGCCATCATTGGCAACACCGCCATTACCCCGGACCTGTCACAGGGCACCATCCTGGCCGGCGTAACCCGTGCCAGCGTAATTGATCTGCTGTCAGACATGGGCCTGGCCGTGGAAGAGCGCCCTATCTCCATCGATGAGATCATTGATGCCCATAAGGCAGGCACCCTGCGCGAGGTATTTGGTACCGGCACTGCCTCCAGCGTGGCCTACGTGGAGCAGCTGGATTACAAGGAGACCAAGATCCACCTGGATACCACCAAATATGCCGTAGGAGCGGAAGTGATCAAACGCCTGGACGCCATCCGCACCGGCCGTGCTGAAGATACCCGTGGGTGGAACTATAAGATTTAA
- the rpsL gene encoding 30S ribosomal protein S12, translated as MPTIQQLVRKGREIIRAKSKSRALDSCPQRRGVCTRVYTTTPKKPNSALRKVAKVRLTNKVEVIAYIPGEGHNLQEHSIVLIRGGRVKDLPGVRYHIVRGSLDTAGVKDRKQSRSKYGTKKVKVKK; from the coding sequence ATGCCTACTATACAACAATTAGTAAGAAAAGGAAGAGAAATTATCCGGGCTAAATCTAAGTCCAGAGCTTTAGATAGCTGTCCGCAGCGTCGTGGTGTATGTACCCGTGTGTACACTACCACCCCGAAAAAGCCGAACTCCGCTTTGCGTAAGGTTGCGAAAGTGCGTTTGACTAACAAGGTTGAGGTGATCGCATACATCCCCGGTGAAGGTCACAACCTGCAGGAGCACTCCATCGTGCTGATCCGCGGTGGTCGTGTAAAAGACCTGCCAGGTGTGCGTTATCACATCGTTCGTGGTTCTCTGGATACTGCTGGTGTAAAAGACCGTAAGCAGAGCCGTTCTAAATACGGAACCAAGAAAGTAAAAGTTAAAAAATAA